GAAGTCGTCGTAGCGGGCGGGGTCCCAGATTTCGCAGCGGTTGCCCAGCCCCACGATAATGGCTTCCTTCTCGATGCCGGCGTAGCGGCGCATGGAGCCCGGCAGCATAAACCGCCCGATGGTATCCAGCTCCACCTCCGTCATGCCCCGGAAAAAGTTGCGCTGAAACTGTCGATACTCCTCATTAAACTCGTCCAGCGCCATTACCTTCTCATGAATCACCCGCCACGCAGCCCGCGGGTACAGCACCAGGCAGGGCTCAAACCCGCGCACCAGCACCAGCTGGTTGCCCGAAGCTTCGGGCAGGTTGGCCTTCACCTTCACCGGCAGCACCAGCCGACCTTTGGGGTCGAGCTTGCACTCGTATTCGCCGGAGAGCAGCAGGTTCATGGCAGGTGTGGAAAAGACAAGGCAACGGGATATAGCAAAAGTACGCATTGCTACAGAAAAGGCAACCACCTTTTACCATTTTCTACCACCTCACAAAAAGCCGTTTTT
This region of Hymenobacter sp. YIM 151500-1 genomic DNA includes:
- the mraZ gene encoding division/cell wall cluster transcriptional repressor MraZ, with protein sequence MNLLLSGEYECKLDPKGRLVLPVKVKANLPEASGNQLVLVRGFEPCLVLYPRAAWRVIHEKVMALDEFNEEYRQFQRNFFRGMTEVELDTIGRFMLPGSMRRYAGIEKEAIIVGLGNRCEIWDPARYDDFLIKDQQSFSKLAQKFLTTEPGPGSPLAA